The following coding sequences lie in one Musa acuminata AAA Group cultivar baxijiao chromosome BXJ3-1, Cavendish_Baxijiao_AAA, whole genome shotgun sequence genomic window:
- the LOC135584252 gene encoding probable alpha,alpha-trehalose-phosphate synthase [UDP-forming] 9: MKVTNIVSGSHGVTVGDEDLASPMSIFLKRQVVVANFLPLHTARDKTTGKWCFEWDEDSLLLQMKDGFSPEIEVVYVGSLKVDVDAEEQEEVSQELLEEFKCIPTFLAPHLQRSFYHGFCKRHLWPLFHYMLPISAAQGELFDKSLFGAYISANRIFADKAMEAMNSDEDYIWIHDYHLMLLPILLRKRLSQVKLGFFLHSPFPSSEIYKTLPVRDQLLKGLLNADVIGFQTFDYARHFLSCCSRLLGLDYKFKHGYIGIEYFGRIVSIKIAPVGVHVGRLEKLLKCPTTIAKVQEIKQRFKGKTLFLGIDDMDIFKGMSLKLLAFEFMLQRNQNLRGKMVLIQIANPPRTVGKNVMETRSEVISIVERINSVYGSPGYEPVVFMDYSIPYHMKIAYYVMADCCIVNAVRDGMNLVPYEYVVCRQGTEEIDRHRGINMVRCTSTLIVSEFIGCSPSLSGAIKVNPWSLQDVADALYHASELSENVRQLHHEKHYRYVISHHVAYWVQSFLQELERACQGNCNQKYYRLGIGLNFRVVSLSPDFRKLSVDELVSSYKRTNHRAIFLDYDGTIMPAGSACKIPSTRLISILNDLCTDPQNTVFIVSGRERTALGEWFCSCTNLGIAAEHGYFIRWNVDSDWESSPPFGVSFEWRNTVERVMKSYTEATDGSFIESKESALVWNYQDADFEFGSCQAKELSSHLESLLANDPVVVRRGHYIVEVIPQGVGKGRAVDKILGQLVANGKPPELIICVGNDRSDEDMFQSINNATKKESSTAAPEVFACTVGQKPSSAKYYIDETSDVLLLLKALVQSQNKIVSP, from the exons ATGAAGGTTACCAATATAGTTTCTGGCTCTCATGGAGTGACAGTAGGTGATGAAGATTTAGCTAGTCCGATGTCAATATTCCTGAAAAGGCAAGTCGTGGTCGCAAATTTCCTTCCGCTGCATACCGCTCGGGATAAAACAACTGGAAAATGGTGCTTTGAGTGGGATGAAGATTCTTTACTCTTGCAGATGAAAGATGGGTTTTCCCCTGAAATTGAGGTCGTCTATGTAGGTAGTCTGAAGGTTGATGTAGATGCAGAAGAGCAAGAAGAGGTTTCACAAGAGCTCTTAGAGGAGTTTAAGTGCATACCAACTTTTCTAGCTCCTCATCTCCAAAGAAGCTTCTACCATGGCTTCTGTAAAAGACATCTTTGGCCACTTTTTCATTACATGCTGCCCATCAGTGCGGCACAAGGTGAGCTCTTTGATAAATCTCTTTTCGGAGCCTACATTTCTGCCAACAGGATATTCGCTGATAAAGCCATGGAGGCAATGAATTCAGATGAGGACTATATTTGGATTCATGATTACCACCTCATGCTTCTACCAATTCTCCTAAGGAAGCGGCTGAGTCAAGTCAAGCTTGGTTTTTTCCTTCATAGCCCATTCCCATCCTCAGAAATCTATAAGACTCTTCCTGTTAGAGATCAACTGCTTAAGGGGTTACTGAATGCTGATGTAATTGGTTTTCAGACATTTGATTATGCACGCCACTTCCTTTCTTGTTGCAGCAGGCTGCTAGGCCTAGATTACAAATTTAAGCATGGGTACATAGGAATTGAGTATTTCGGCCGTATTGTGAGCATTAAGATTGCTCCAGTTGGTGTTCATGTTGGCCGGCTTGAGAAACTTCTAAAATGTCCAACCACAATTGCCAAGGTTCAAGAGATTAAACAAAGATTTAAAGGGAAGACATTATTTCTTGGTATTGATGACATGGACATCTTCAAGGGTATGAGTTTGAAGCTTTTAGCGTTTGAATTTATGTTGCAGAGGAATCAAAATCTTAGAGGTAAGATGGTCCTGATTCAAATTGCTAATCCTCCAAGAACAGTGGGAAAAAATGTGATGGAAACAAGAAGTGAGGTGATCTCAATTGTTGAAAGAATAAACAGTGTCTACGGTAGTCCAGGTTATGAACCTGTGGTCTTTATGGATTATTCTATTCCCTATCACATGAAGATCGCATATTACGTGATGGCGGATTGTTGCATTGTAAATGCTGTCAGGGATGGTATGAACTTAGTACCATATGAGTATGTAGTTTGTAGACAAGGGACGGAGGAGATAGATAGACATCGAGGCATTAATATGGTGCGATGCACAAGCACACTGATCGTCTCTGAATTCATCGGCTGTTCTCCATCCCTGAGTGGAGCTATAAAAGTCAACCCTTGGAGTCTTCAGGATGTTGCTGATGCCTTGTATCATGCGAGTGAGCTGTCTGAAAATGTGAGGCAGTTGCATCACGAAAAACATTATCGATATGTTATCTCTCATCATGTAGCTTATTGGGTTCAGAGCTTTCTACAGGAACTAGAAAGAGCTTGTCAAGGCAATTGCAATCAGAAATACTACCGCCTTGGTATTGGTTTAAACTTCAGAGTTGTTTCTCTTTCTCCAGATTTCAGAAAGCTATCTGTAGATGAACTTGTCTCTTCATACAAAAGAACCAATCACAGGGCAATATTTTTGGATTACGATGGAACCATAATGCCTGCAGGTTCTGCATGTAAAATCCCCTCAACGAGACTCATTTCCATTCTTAATGACCTTTGCACTGATCCCCAAAATACAGTTTTCATCGTCAGTGGAAGAGAGAGGACTGCTCTTGGTGAGTGGTTTTGTTCTTGTACAAACCTAGGAATCGCTGCTGAGCATGGCTATTTCATCAG ATGGAACGTAGACTCCGATTGGGAATCTTCTCCACCTTTCGGTGTGAGCTTTGAGTGGAGAAATACTGTTGAGCGGGTGATGAAATCATACACCGAGGCAACAGATGGTTCCTTTATAGAATCAAAGGAAAGTGCACTGGTGTGGAATTATCAGGATGCTGATTTTGAGTTTGGCTCCTGTCAAGCCAAAGAGCTATCTAGTCATCTCGAGAGTTTGCTTGCCAATGATCCAGTTGTTGTTCGAAGGGGCCACTATATTGTTGAGGTTATACCTCAG GGAGTGGGTAAAGGGAGGGCAGTTGATAAAATTCTCGGACAACTGGTAGCCAATGGAAAGCCACCAGAACTTATCATCTGTGTTGGCAATGACCGATCTGATGAAGACATGTTCCAGAGCATCAACAACGCCACGAAAAAAGAATCTTCGACCGCAGCTCCTGAGGTCTTTGCCTGCACAGTTGGTCAAAAGCCAAGCAGTGCCAAGTATTACATCGACGAAACCAGTGACGTGCTTCTGTTGCTAAAAGCTCTTGTGCAGTCCCAGAACAAAATAGTCTCCCCTTGA
- the LOC103994474 gene encoding uncharacterized protein LOC103994474 codes for MKVSRTAQIRLVSCHPEVYEPCDDSFALVDALLADREHLIEHRPRLCMELGCGSGYVISSLAIMLGELGCGVHYFATDINPDAAQVTRETLEAHGLHAEVISTDIASGLRKRLAGMIDVVVVNPPYVPTPEEEVGCKGITASWAGGENGRTVIDRIFPVADELLSEKGWLYMVTLTANNPTQVCRMMKEKGYASRIIVQRSTEEESLHVIKFWRDGVIANSAEGSDSWLSQFPFKSFWRSSGTSA; via the coding sequence ATGAAGGTATCTAGGACTGCTCAGATCAGACTAGTCAGTTGCCACCCAGAGGTGTATGAGCCATGCGATGACTCATTTGCGCTGGTTGATGCACTATTAGCTGATCGAGAGCATCTGATAGAGCACCGGCCAAGGTTATGCATGGAACTGGGCTGTGGAAGTGGCTATGTAATCTCATCTTTAGCCATCATGCTTGGTGAACTAGGCTGCGGGGTCCATTATTTTGCAACAGACATTAATCCAGATGCAGCTCAAGTAACTCGTGAAACACTTGAAGCTCATGGGTTGCACGCTGAAGTCATCTCGACTGATATTGCATCTGGTCTTCGGAAACGCCTTGCGGGCATGATTGATGTGGTTGTTGTGAATCCTCCCTATGTGCCTACTCCCGAGGAAGAGGTTGGTTGCAAGGGGATCACAGCTTCATGGGCTGGAGGAGAGAATGGTCGTACGGTGATCGATAGAATCTTTCCTGTCGCTGATGAACTGCTGTCAGAAAAAGGTTGGCTATATATGGTCACTCTAACTGCGAATAACCCCACACAGGTTTGCCGAATGATGAAAGAAAAGGGCTATGCATCACGGATTATCGTGCAGAGGTCCACAGAAGAAGAGAGCCTTCATGTTATTAAATTTTGGCGGGATGGTGTCATCGCAAACAGTGCTGAAGGTTCAGATTCTTGGTTGTCACAGTTTCCATTCAAGTCTTTCTGGCGAAGTAGTGGAACCAGTGCTTGA